The following are encoded together in the Serratia sp. UGAL515B_01 genome:
- the fre gene encoding NAD(P)H-flavin reductase, whose product MTILSCKVTSVEAITDTVYRVRLVPEASFSFKAGQYLMVVMDERDKRPFSLASTPMQQEYIELHIGASELNLYAMAVMDRVLKEQAITVDIPHGDAWLREDSQRPLVLIAGGTGFSYARSILLTALAKQSERDISIYWGGRELKHLYDLSELEAISVQYPNLKVIPVVEQPENAWRGRSGTVLSAVLQDFGSLAEHDIYIAGRFEMAKIARERFCAERGALESHMFGDAFSFI is encoded by the coding sequence ATGACAATATTGAGCTGTAAAGTGACCTCCGTAGAGGCCATTACCGATACCGTTTACCGAGTACGTCTGGTGCCTGAAGCATCGTTTTCGTTCAAAGCAGGGCAATACCTGATGGTTGTGATGGACGAACGTGATAAACGTCCGTTTTCTCTTGCCTCCACGCCGATGCAACAGGAGTATATCGAATTACATATTGGTGCTTCTGAACTGAATCTGTATGCGATGGCGGTGATGGATCGTGTGCTGAAAGAACAGGCGATTACCGTTGATATTCCGCACGGCGATGCTTGGTTGCGTGAAGATAGCCAACGTCCTTTGGTGTTGATTGCTGGGGGCACAGGGTTCTCTTATGCACGTTCCATTCTACTGACAGCTTTGGCAAAGCAATCTGAACGCGATATCTCGATTTATTGGGGGGGGCGTGAACTGAAACATCTTTATGATCTCAGCGAATTAGAAGCTATCTCGGTGCAGTATCCTAACTTGAAGGTTATTCCTGTAGTGGAGCAGCCGGAAAATGCCTGGCGTGGCCGCAGCGGTACGGTATTAAGCGCTGTGTTGCAGGACTTTGGTTCGTTGGCTGAGCACGATATATATATTGCTGGCCGCTTTGAAATGGCGAAAATCGCTCGCGAGCGATTTTGTGCAGAGCGTGGCGCCTTGGAATCACACATGTTTGGTGATGCTTTCTCATTTATTTGA